Genomic DNA from Frondihabitans sp. PAMC 28766:
GCCGCTGGCCGGCCATGCACCTCGTCGGTAAAGACATTGCGCGGTTCCACGCCGTCATCTGGCCGGCCATGCTCATGGCTGCCGGCCTGCCCGTGCCGAAGAACGTCTTCGGTCACGGCTGGCTGCTCGTCGGGGGCGAGAAGATGTCGAAGTCGAAGCTGACCGGCATCGCGCCGCAGCAGATCACCGACACGTTCGGCGTCGACGCCTTCCGCTATTACTTCATGCGCGCCATCACCTTCGGCCAGGACGGCAACTTCTCGTGGGAGGACATTTCTGCGCGCTACCAGGCCGAGCTCGCCAACGGCTTCGGCAACCTGGCGTCGCGCATCATCGCGATGATCACGCGCTACTTCGACGGCACCGTGCCCGTTGCGGGCGACCTCACCGAGCAGGACCTCGTGATCCGCCAGACCGAGCTGCGGGTGACCGAAGGCGCCGACGAGGCGATCGGCCGCTACGCGATCAACGAGGCGGTGAGCACCATCTGGGAGCTCGTCGACGCCCTGAACGGCTACATCACCGAGCAGGAGCCGTGGAAGCTCGCCAAAGACGAGGCCTCTCGCGAGCGCCTCGGCACGGTGCTGGCCACGGCGCTGCGCGGCTTGGGCACGCTGACGGTGCTGCTCAGCCCGTTCATCCCGGGCGCCGCACACCGCCTGTGGGAGAGCATCGGGCAGGGCGAGCTGACCAGCCAGAACATCGACCACGCGGCCGAGTGGTCGTCGGCGCCCAGCGTGAAGCCGCTGGAGTCGACGCTCTTCCCGCGCATCGAGCAGCCGGAGCCGGCCACCGCGTGAGCGACTCCCAGCCCGGCCGCGACGACGCGGCAGCGCGCGACGCCGAGTTCATCCGCAAGCGCGCCGACCAGGCTCCCGACGGCCAGAAGCGCGACCTGTCATACCCGCCGCTGCCCTCGGCCCTGACCGT
This window encodes:
- the metG gene encoding methionine--tRNA ligase → MPVGDSFYITTPIFYVNDVPHIGHAYTEVAADVLARWHRQRGDDTWLLTGTDEHGQKIQRTAVSHDVTPKAWADKLVEEAWKPLLEAIDITNDDFIRTTDERHERGVQLFLQKLYDDGFIYQGEFEGYYCVGCEEYKQQSDLVEGTGPYEGELVCAIHSKPVELLKESNYFFRMSDFEKPLLDLYESQASFIQPESVRNEIVSFVKQGLRDLSISRASFDWGIKVPWDDSHVVYVWFDALLNYVTAVGYGVDDEEFGRRWPAMHLVGKDIARFHAVIWPAMLMAAGLPVPKNVFGHGWLLVGGEKMSKSKLTGIAPQQITDTFGVDAFRYYFMRAITFGQDGNFSWEDISARYQAELANGFGNLASRIIAMITRYFDGTVPVAGDLTEQDLVIRQTELRVTEGADEAIGRYAINEAVSTIWELVDALNGYITEQEPWKLAKDEASRERLGTVLATALRGLGTLTVLLSPFIPGAAHRLWESIGQGELTSQNIDHAAEWSSAPSVKPLESTLFPRIEQPEPATA